In Vanrija pseudolonga chromosome 4, complete sequence, a single window of DNA contains:
- the SPBC13A2.03 gene encoding Putative phosphatidate cytidylyltransferase has translation MPSFSQSNKFGALEIDDFVEVDEIEIEEEEQVDDTPSAPLSKGAKKRAAKAAAKAAAAAAAEAEAEAAKPAPAASAAKVNGASKPAAAAAPATANGSKAKEAPSAAAPVAVPQLVVPTAAAPAKKEAAASAAKDDDPPSTPTRVPSPPAVPSSPRFEPALPAELPHPTANQLPANRKRRTPEDFTPVGPNAALTAASPNKNSVKFEDGVVPGEGVEGEKTITPKKETPAAPEKKHQNAIERTVWTFIMIFGFITILSLGAPYMIMLVLVCQTLVYKEVTALFNLRDHGTKVIKPSPGEKGDEWSKTLNWYFFVVTNYFLYGESIIYYFKHIVFVDAYFIPFAKNHRFISFMLYTLGFVGFVANLQRQYLRQQFALFCWVHISLLLIVVSSHFIVNNILEGMIWFFVPASLVICNDVFAYVCGKLFGRTPLIKLSPKKTVEGFIGAFICTLIFGYGWGTFWMQFPYMICPARDLGANAFSTIVCKPNPVFIWRAYEFAGPVGQTLKAIVSGHEIQQLLTSQFGTSAVPYAPFQFHTLVMATFASLVAPFGGFFASGFKRAFNIKDFGHSIPGHGGMTDRMDCQFMMGMFAYVYYSSLIRIQSVTVGSILQTAVVSLTTSEQLELLSDLKRFLEGQGVLSS, from the exons ATGCCGTCGTTTTCCCAGTCAAACAAGTTTGGCGCCCTCGAAATTGACGACTTTGTAGAGGTCGACGAAATCGAAATCGAAGA GGAAgagcaggtcgacgacaccCCCTCTGCCCCTTTGTCCAAGGGCGcgaagaagcgcgccgccaaggctgctgcaaaggccgccgccgctgccgccgccgaggcggaggccgaggcagcaAAGCCGGCCCCCGCCGCATCAGCAGCCAAGGTGAACGGCGCGAGCAAGCCCGCTGCGGCAGCTGCTCCTGCGACGGCCAACGGCTcaaaggccaaggaggctccttccgccgccgcacctgTTGCCGTCCCACAACTCGTGGTTcctaccgccgccgcgcccgcgaaGAAGGAagccgcagcgagcgccgcaaAGGACGACGATCCCCCCTCGACCCCCACGCGCGTCCCATCGCCTCCTGCGgtcccctcgtcgccgaggtttGAGCCCGCCCTCCCGGCCGAGCTGCCCCACCCCACAGCCAACCAGCTCCCTGCCAACAGGAAACGCAGGACGCCCGAGGACTTCACCCCCGTCGGCCccaacgccgcgctcaccgccgccagcccgaACAAGAACTCTGTCAAGTTTGAGGACGGCGTCGTTCCTGGCGAGggtgtcgagggcgagaagacGATCACCCCCAAGAAGGAGACGCCCGCTGCCCCAGAGAAGAAGCACCAGAACGCCATTGAGCGCACGGTCTGGACCTTCATCATGATCTTTGGATTCATCA CGATTCTGTCCCTTGGTGCGCCTTACATGATCATGCTCGTGCTCGTTTGCCAGACGCTTGTGTACAAGGAGGTCACTGCCCTGTTCAACCTCCGCGACCACGGTACCAAGGTCATCAAGCCCAGCCCCGGAGAGAAGGGCGACGAGTGGAGCAAGACCCTCAACTGGTACTTCTTCGTCGTCACCAACTACTTCCTCTACGGCGAGTCGATCATCTACTACTTCAAGCACATTGTGTTTGTGGACGCGTACTTCATCCCCTTTGCCAAGAACCACCGCTTCATCAGCTTCATGCTGTACACGCTCGGCTTTGTCGGCTTCGTCGCCAACCTCCAGCGCCAGTATCTCCGCCAGCAGTTTGCCCTCTTCTGCTGGGTGCACATCTCGCTTCTCCTCATTGTGGTCTCGAGCCACTTTATTGTGAACAACATTCTTGAGGGCATGATCTGGTTCTTCGTGCCCGCATCTCTTGTCATCTGCAACGACGTTTTCGCCTACGTTTGTGGCAAGCTCTTTGGTCGCACGCCCCTCATCAAGCTCAGCCCCAAGAAGACGGTTGAGGGCTTCATCGGCGCTTTCATCTGCACCCTCATCTTCGGTTACGGCTGGGGCACCTTCTGGATGCAGTTCCCCTACATGATCTGCCCTGCCAgggacctcggcgccaacgcTTTCTCGACCATCGTCTGCAAGCCCAACCCCGTGTTCATCTGGCGCGCGTACGAGTTCGCGGGCCCCGTCGGCCAGACTCTCAAGGCTATTGTGAGTGGGCACGAGATTCAACAGCTGCTGACAAGCCAGTTCGGCACTTCTGCCGTCCCCTACGCTCCTTTCCAGTTCCACACCCTGGTCATGGCGACTTTTGCGTCGCTCGTGGCCCCCTTCGGCGGCTTCTTTGCTTCAGGCTTCAAGCGTGCCTTCAACATCAAGGACTTTGGACACTCCATCCCCGGCCACGGTGGTATGACTGACCGCATGGACTGCCA gTTCATGATGGGCATGTTCGCCTACGTCTACTACTCGTCCCTCATCCGCATCCAGTCTGTTACCGTCGGCTCTATCCTGCAGACGGCCGTCGTCTCGCTCACGACCAGCGAGCAGCTGGAACTGCTGTCCGACCTGAAGCGCTTCCTCGAGGGCCAGGGTGTGCTGAGCAGCTAA
- the yyaT gene encoding putative protein YyaT produces the protein MTAAPTFALAVAKSKADIDACVRVRIEVFIDEQKYSMDDEIDEHDNSGDHVSFLVSDTSVAPPKPVGTVRLIPAKAKLTRLAVLKDYRKYGLGKQLVNALEGYVVSHPDEMTGQVKVGADGKKRVQIKIHSQVPVKPFYAKLGYTPVGDEFDEDGTPHQKMVQDFVVDQ, from the exons AtgaccgccgcgccgacctttgcccttgccgtcgccaAGTCCAAGGCGGACATTGACGCGTGTGTGCGGGTCCGCAtcgagg TGTTTATCGACGAGCAG AAATACTCgatggacgacgagatcgacga gcaTGACAACTCTGGCGACCACGTCTCGTTCCTCGTCTCGGACACCTCGGTCGCCCCGCCCAAGCCCGTCGGCACCGTCCGCCTGATCCCCGCCAAGGCGAAGctcacgcgcctcgccgtgctGAAGGACTACAGGAAGTACGGGCTGGGCAAGCAGCTCGTCAACGCGCTGGAGGGCTACGTCGTGTCCCACCCCGACGAGATGACCGGGCAGGTCAAGGTCGGTGCTGATGGCAAGAAGCGCGTGCAGATCAAGATCCACTCGCAG GTCCCCGTCAAGCCATTCTACGCCAAGCTGGGCTACACACCCGTAGGCGACGAGTTCGACGAGGATGGAA CTCCCCACCAGAAGATGGTGCAGGACTTTGTGGTCGACCAGTAA
- the AN1805_1 gene encoding Carbonic anhydrase, with product MPYRNATEQHESTKHPELKALIENNLRWADHVNRVDPEFFPRHYRGQRPEILWIGCSDARVPETTIMGANPGDIFVHRGIANLYTPQDDSLNAVMLIALINFKVKHIVVAGHSNCVGCQTALRASMLPPTPETQAIQRYLRPLTALARAMRTEDGPPSLDLLVEENVAQQVRNVLASDVVAADWKRRGADGVHVHGWVYQLENGTVRDLGISQGPPGSVPGVRAADLWR from the exons atgCCGTACCGCAACGCGACCGAGCAGCACGAGTCGACCAAGCACCCCGAGCTG AAAGCGCTCATCGAAAACAACCTCCGCTGGGCCGACCATGTGAACAGGGTTGACCCGGA ATTCTTCCCGCGTCACTACCGCGGCCAGCGGCCCGAGATCCTCTGGATCGGAT GCTCCGACGCCCGCGTGCCCGAGACGACGATCATGGGCGCCAACCCGGGCGACATTTTCGTGCACCGCGGTATTGCCaa CCTCTACACGCCGCAGGACGACTcgctcaacgccgtcatGCTGATCGCGCTCATCAACTTCAAAGTCAAGCACATTGTGGTTGCG gGCCACTCCAACTGCGTCGGCTGCCAGACCGCCCTCCGCGCGTCCatgctgccgccgacgcccgagaCGCAGGCGATCCAGCGCTACCTCCGCCCGCtgacggcgctcgcgcgcgccatgcGCACCGAGGACGGGCCGCCCagcctcgacctgctcgtcgaggagaacGTCGCGCAGCAGGTACGCAACGTCCTCGcgtccgacgtcgtcgccgccgactggaagcgccgcggcgccgacggcgtgcatGTCCATGGCTGGGTGTACCAGCTCGAGAAT GGAACCGTCCGCGACCTCGGTATCTCACAAGGCCCGCCCGGCTCGGTGCCCGGCGTCCGCGCTGCCGACCTCTGGCGCTGA
- the Mtfp1 gene encoding Mitochondrial fission process protein 1, which translates to MSSNSTPTPVKQVEQAAQKVEKAAETQVNTLVKDDADSTDSSVRYAAYLRRIRDIVRAGSRYTAYTSDVGEAFRPVVPPWVVTAAYGVSWAYLIGDVSWTTYKAKEQGPTPLEAANFSEPTRLGLVAVKRSVFQSVASMALPAFTIHTAVRYAGRAVKNSSSVTLKRWGPTAVGISIVPALPYLFDHPVEYVVDRVFDKIEESLEKKNADGTPKEPKTEL; encoded by the exons ATGTCCAGCAactccacccccacccccgtcaagcaggtcgagcaggccgcaCAGAAGGTCGAaaaggcggccgagacgcAGGTGAACACCCTCGTCAAGGATGACG CCGATTCCACCGACTCGAGCGTCCGTTATG CTGCATACCTTCGCCGGATACGAGACATTgtgcgcgccggctcgcgctACACGGCCTACA CCAGTGATGTCGGAGAGGCCTTCCGCCCTGTCGTCCCTCCCTGGGTCG TGACGGCCGCGTACGGCGTCTCGTGGGCCTACCTCATCGGCGATGTCTCGTGGACGACgtacaaggccaaggagcagggcccgacgccgctcgaggcggccaactTCTCCGAGCCGACGCGTCTCGGTCTCGTGGCCGTCAAGCGCTCCGTCTTCCAGAGTGTCGCATCCATGGCCCTCCCGGCCTTCACCATCCACACGGCCGTCCGCTACGCCGGCAGGGCCGTCAAGAACAGCTCCAGCGTGACGCTCAAGCGCTGGGGCCCGACTGCCGTCGGCATTTCCATTGTCCCGGCCTTGCCCTACCTCTTCGACCACCCT gTCGAGTACGTTGTCGACCGCGTGTTTGACAAGATTGAGGAGTCGCTTGAGAAGAAGaacgccgacggcacgccCAAGGAGCCCAAGACGGAGCTCTAA
- the PAC10 gene encoding Prefoldin subunit 3 — protein sequence MASASSSKRMELNPRGIPRAPFVDNVEEYVGGKDADVESVIKKFQETSAKYRYMELNLQQRRKALLAKIPDIEQTLSVVNFLAARRRKAAGEAEPEEDEAKDSDDELDDLLDGDEDEDKKDEPLTTLFELNDTLFAQAQVNETGEVGLWLGANTMLMYPLAEASELLSGKLSSAKKSLADAVEDLEWIREQVTVMEVNFARVHNWDVKRRRDRREQESLLTGGKDDESDKE from the exons atggcgtcggcatcgtcgtccaAGCGGATGGAGCTGAACCCGCGCGGTATCCCCCGCGCTCCCTTCGTC gacaatgtcgaggagTACGTCGGGggcaaggacgccgacgtcgagagcGTGATCAAAAAGTTCCAAGAGACGAGCGC GAAATACCGCTACATGGAGCTCAacctgcagcagcggcgcaaGGCTTTGCTGGCCAAGATCCCCGACATTGAGCAGACGCTGAGCGTGGTCAACTTtctcgccgcgcggcggcggaaggcggcgggcgaggccgagcctgaggaggacgaggcaaaggactcggacgacgaactcgacgacctgcttgatggcgacgaggacgaggacaagaaggacgagccCCTCACGACCCTGTTCGAGCTCAACGACACGCTGttcgcgcaggcgcaggtgaacgagacgggcgaggtcggcctgTGGCTTGGT GCCAACACCATGCTCATGTaccccctcgccgaggcgtccgAGCTGCTGTCGGGCAAGCTGTCGTCGGCGAAGaagtcgctcgccgacgcggtcgaggacctcgagtGGATCCGCGAGCAGGTGACCGTCATGGAGGTCAACTTTGCGCGCGTGCACAAT TGGGACGTCAAGCGCaggcgcgaccgccgcgagcagGAGAGCCTCCTCAcgggcggcaaggacgacgagagcgacaaGGAGtag